Proteins co-encoded in one Gossypium arboreum isolate Shixiya-1 chromosome 11, ASM2569848v2, whole genome shotgun sequence genomic window:
- the LOC128283439 gene encoding uncharacterized protein LOC128283439, which yields MRKVEVAIICLFSLFFVAMPVKLPQRPQLMAPPRPLCASQFSLVNYACAALPLTPFSPPPPRNRNHSRSRSRSNSRRRSRKHRRRHGHRETEMQSYCCQWLKQVDTECVCDVLVHLPTFLSRPKHQYTVVVDDTCTVNYSCGGRIEP from the coding sequence ATGAGAAAGGTGGAGGTTGCAATAATATGTCTCTTTTCATTGTTTTTCGTAGCCATGCCTGTTAAACTGCCACAAAGGCCACAGCTGATGGCCCCACCCCGTCCACTTTGTGCTTCACAATTTTCCCTGGTCAACTATGCGTGTGCGGCGCTGCCATTAACCCCCTTCTCACCACCACCTCCTCGCAATCGCAACCATAGCCGCAGCCGCAGCCGCAGTAACAGCCGCCGTCGCAGTCGCAAGCATAGGCGCAGGCACGGGCACCGTGAGACGGAAATGCAAAGTTACTGTTGTCAATGGCTGAAGCAGGTGGACACTGAGTGTGTATGCGACGTTCTGGTTCACTTGCCCACCTTCCTTTCTAGGCCTAAACATCAGTACACCGTTGTCGTTGATGATACCTGCACCGTCAATTATTCATGTGGGGGGCGAATAGAACCATGA